From Burkholderia pseudomultivorans, the proteins below share one genomic window:
- a CDS encoding MFS transporter, producing MESKTLAAADAEAAGPARNGLFSWYADAQPRERRAFWSCKVGYMLDGMDTQMLSFVIPTLVATWGISFADAGFIGTITLLASALGGWIAGILSDRIGRVRTLQLTVLWFAVFTALCGLAQNYHQLLAARALMGFGFGGEWTAGAVLIGEVIRARDRGKAVGLVQSGWAIGWGLCALLYALMFSVMPAELAWRALFLVGLAPALLVVVIRRYVKEPDVYEKEKAAQARVADAPRLTEIFAPQLITTTLRAALLTTGAQGGYYAITTWLPTFLKTERHLTVMGTGGYLAMIILGSWVGYLTSAYLTDRLGRKPNFILFALGSMVIAFAYTSLNLTDTSMLWLGFPLGFFASGIFSGMGAFLTELFPTRVRGSGQGFCYNVGRAVGALFPFLIGALSKHYGLGASIGIFAVAAYGVMIVAALTLPETRGRELDAA from the coding sequence ATGGAAAGCAAGACGCTTGCGGCGGCCGACGCCGAAGCCGCGGGCCCCGCGCGCAACGGCCTGTTCTCGTGGTACGCGGACGCGCAGCCGCGCGAGCGCCGTGCGTTCTGGAGCTGCAAGGTCGGCTACATGCTCGACGGAATGGATACGCAGATGCTGTCGTTCGTGATCCCGACGCTGGTCGCGACCTGGGGCATCTCGTTCGCGGATGCGGGCTTCATCGGCACCATCACGCTGCTCGCGTCGGCGCTCGGCGGCTGGATCGCGGGCATCCTGTCCGACCGGATCGGCCGCGTGCGCACGCTGCAGCTCACGGTGCTGTGGTTCGCGGTGTTCACCGCGCTGTGCGGGCTCGCGCAGAATTACCATCAGCTGCTCGCGGCGCGCGCGCTGATGGGCTTCGGCTTCGGCGGCGAATGGACGGCCGGCGCGGTGCTGATCGGCGAAGTGATCCGCGCGCGCGACCGCGGCAAGGCGGTCGGCCTCGTGCAGTCGGGCTGGGCGATCGGCTGGGGGCTGTGCGCACTGCTGTATGCGCTGATGTTCTCGGTGATGCCGGCCGAGCTCGCGTGGCGCGCCTTGTTCCTGGTCGGGCTTGCGCCCGCGCTGCTGGTCGTCGTGATTCGGCGCTACGTGAAGGAGCCCGACGTCTACGAGAAGGAGAAGGCCGCGCAGGCGCGCGTCGCCGATGCGCCGCGCCTCACCGAGATCTTCGCGCCGCAGCTGATCACGACGACGCTGCGCGCAGCGCTGCTGACGACCGGCGCGCAGGGCGGCTACTACGCGATCACGACGTGGCTGCCGACCTTCCTGAAGACCGAGCGGCACCTGACGGTGATGGGCACGGGCGGCTATCTCGCGATGATCATCCTCGGCTCGTGGGTCGGCTACCTGACGAGCGCATACCTGACCGACCGCCTTGGCCGCAAGCCGAACTTCATCCTGTTCGCGCTCGGCTCGATGGTGATCGCGTTCGCGTACACGTCGCTGAACCTGACCGACACGTCGATGCTGTGGCTCGGCTTTCCGCTCGGCTTCTTCGCCTCGGGCATCTTCTCGGGGATGGGCGCGTTCCTCACCGAACTGTTCCCGACGCGCGTGCGCGGTTCGGGGCAGGGCTTCTGCTACAACGTGGGCCGCGCGGTCGGCGCACTGTTCCCGTTCCTGATCGGCGCGCTGTCGAAGCACTACGGCCTCGGCGCGAGCATCGGGATCTTCGCGGTCGCCGCGTACGGCGTGATGATCGTCGCCGCGCTGACGCTGCCCGAGACGCGCGGCCGCGAACTCGACGCCGCGTGA
- a CDS encoding putative hydro-lyase produces the protein MTPSEFRQSVRRGAFRGPTAGQCGPFAQANLAILPDAYAHDFLRFCQANPKACPLLGVGEPGAFRLDVLGDDLDIRTDVPSYNVYRDGRLTERVDSLEALWRDDFVVFAIGCSFSFEDMLAREGIALRHVEEGRNVPMYRTSIPNRRAGIFGGRLVVSMRPMRGADAIRAVQITSRFPGVHGAPIHIGHPQELGIADLGAPDFGDAVTIRAGELPVFWACGVTPQTALMDAKLPLAIAHTPGHMLMTDITNASLAVF, from the coding sequence ATGACGCCTTCCGAATTCCGCCAGTCCGTGCGCCGCGGCGCGTTCCGCGGCCCGACCGCCGGCCAGTGCGGCCCGTTTGCGCAAGCGAACCTCGCGATCCTGCCCGACGCGTACGCGCACGATTTCCTGCGCTTCTGCCAGGCGAACCCGAAGGCCTGCCCGCTGCTCGGCGTCGGCGAACCGGGGGCGTTCCGCCTCGACGTGCTCGGCGACGATCTCGACATCCGCACCGACGTGCCGAGCTACAACGTCTATCGCGACGGCCGGCTGACCGAGCGCGTCGACTCGCTCGAAGCGCTGTGGCGCGACGACTTCGTCGTGTTCGCGATCGGCTGCTCGTTCTCGTTCGAGGACATGCTGGCACGCGAAGGGATCGCGCTGCGCCATGTCGAGGAGGGCCGCAACGTGCCGATGTACCGCACGTCGATCCCGAACCGGCGCGCAGGCATCTTCGGCGGCCGGCTGGTCGTGTCGATGCGGCCGATGCGCGGCGCCGACGCGATCCGCGCGGTGCAGATCACGAGCCGCTTTCCGGGCGTGCACGGCGCGCCGATCCATATCGGCCATCCGCAGGAACTGGGCATCGCCGATCTCGGTGCGCCCGACTTCGGCGATGCGGTGACGATCCGCGCCGGCGAGCTGCCGGTGTTCTGGGCGTGCGGCGTGACGCCGCAGACCGCGCTGATGGACGCGAAGCTGCCGCTCGCGATCGCGCATACGCCCGGCCACATGCTGATGACCGACATCACGAACGCGTCGCTGGCCGTGTTCTGA
- a CDS encoding LysR family transcriptional regulator, whose amino-acid sequence MNTRFLETFVTLAKLRNFRTTAAALHATPAAISQRIKALEDELQTVLVDRDSREFRLTPNGEYLLGYAQAVVEATHELQAAASGESALRGKLRLGVIETVVHSWLPHYLRRLAADYPQLEIDLTVDVSVVLQRRLMAGELDLIIRVEGSDEASVVCDALANYPVRWIARAGLLPNTRTGLARQVLRQPILTYGRGTAPHRALEDIVRTLAHAHGVPLSETRITGSPSISVIVQLVRDGFGVAAIPGLFVDALIESGEVVELPLQPSPPSIVVSMSRRADAPRFVHGASIAARAACHEYCEKSNRRLVEAL is encoded by the coding sequence ATGAACACGCGTTTCCTCGAAACCTTCGTCACGCTCGCGAAACTGCGCAATTTCCGCACGACGGCCGCCGCGCTGCATGCGACGCCGGCCGCGATCTCGCAGCGCATCAAGGCGCTCGAGGACGAACTGCAGACCGTGCTCGTCGATCGCGACAGCCGCGAATTCCGGCTCACGCCGAACGGCGAATACCTGCTCGGCTATGCGCAGGCGGTGGTCGAGGCGACGCATGAACTGCAGGCGGCCGCGTCCGGCGAAAGCGCGCTGCGCGGCAAGCTGCGGCTCGGCGTGATCGAGACCGTCGTGCACAGCTGGCTGCCGCACTATCTGCGCCGCCTTGCGGCCGACTATCCGCAGCTCGAGATCGACCTGACCGTCGATGTCAGCGTCGTGCTGCAGCGCAGGCTGATGGCGGGCGAACTCGACCTGATCATCCGCGTCGAGGGCAGCGACGAGGCGTCGGTCGTCTGCGACGCGCTCGCGAACTATCCGGTGCGCTGGATCGCGCGCGCGGGGCTGCTGCCGAATACGCGCACCGGTCTCGCGCGGCAGGTGCTGCGGCAGCCGATCCTGACCTACGGGCGCGGCACGGCGCCCCACCGCGCGCTGGAGGACATCGTGCGCACGCTCGCGCACGCGCACGGCGTGCCGTTGTCGGAAACGCGGATCACCGGGTCGCCGTCGATCTCGGTGATCGTGCAGCTGGTGCGCGACGGGTTCGGCGTCGCCGCGATTCCGGGGCTGTTCGTCGATGCGCTGATCGAAAGCGGCGAAGTGGTCGAGCTGCCGCTGCAGCCGTCGCCGCCGTCGATCGTCGTGTCGATGTCGCGGCGCGCCGACGCGCCGCGGTTCGTGCACGGCGCGTCGATCGCCGCGCGTGCGGCGTGCCACGAATACTGCGAGAAGAGCAACCGGCGGCTCGTCGAAGCGCTGTGA
- a CDS encoding LysR family transcriptional regulator gives MDTISLIHEWRALFGIAADMLDPAHTIDDMKLKHLRALQVIAESGSIQEASRRLCLTQPAVSRIVREFESELGLPLLIRTTRGATLTEYADLIVRRAGAIHREIERIGEYVDEIRGMLNGRLSIAVSAPTMSTALIDTLADFANERPHVDLQIREMRTQQIEDSLRDGTTDVGVLTHFGDQSVFPYQAELLYQGDMVLAISSCYAGPTSLSLSALQKMPWLTLDLVQDDNSFISVLMKSAGLPLPERIIRSTATTMYRGIARRVGAVSIWTASGSDFLQRCFAEGGMRRITVADPMPRMSVRLAYRDRDLMTTPARDFALWLRNKVERDGFRYDARDIELQP, from the coding sequence TTGGATACTATTTCGCTGATACACGAATGGCGCGCCCTTTTCGGGATCGCAGCCGATATGCTCGATCCCGCTCACACCATCGACGACATGAAACTGAAACATCTCCGCGCGCTACAGGTGATTGCCGAATCGGGCAGCATTCAGGAAGCATCCCGGCGACTCTGCCTGACACAGCCTGCGGTGAGCCGGATCGTCCGCGAGTTCGAGAGCGAGCTCGGCCTGCCGCTACTGATTCGCACGACGCGAGGCGCGACGCTGACTGAATATGCGGATCTCATCGTCAGGCGCGCCGGAGCGATTCACCGGGAGATCGAGCGAATCGGCGAGTACGTCGACGAGATCCGCGGCATGCTGAACGGACGCCTGTCGATTGCCGTGAGCGCGCCCACCATGAGTACGGCGCTCATCGACACGCTCGCGGATTTCGCGAACGAGCGGCCGCATGTCGATCTGCAAATTCGCGAAATGCGCACGCAGCAGATCGAGGACAGTCTGCGCGACGGTACGACCGACGTGGGCGTGCTCACGCACTTCGGCGACCAGAGCGTATTTCCGTATCAGGCGGAGTTGCTGTATCAGGGCGACATGGTGCTCGCGATCAGCAGCTGCTATGCAGGCCCGACGTCGCTGTCGCTGTCCGCGCTGCAAAAAATGCCGTGGCTGACGCTCGATCTCGTTCAGGACGACAACAGTTTCATCTCGGTGTTGATGAAATCGGCGGGTTTGCCACTGCCGGAACGAATCATTCGCAGCACGGCAACGACCATGTATCGCGGCATTGCGCGGCGGGTCGGCGCGGTATCGATCTGGACCGCGAGCGGCAGCGATTTCCTGCAGCGTTGTTTCGCCGAAGGCGGGATGCGCCGCATCACCGTCGCGGACCCGATGCCTCGCATGAGTGTGCGGCTCGCCTATCGGGACCGCGACCTGATGACGACGCCCGCACGCGATTTTGCACTTTGGCTGCGCAACAAAGTCGAGCGTGACGGCTTTCGCTACGACGCCCGGGATATCGAACTCCAGCCATGA
- a CDS encoding MFS transporter, which translates to MQNSALTPAVAADPPTATDTISTRKIIAATTLGNGLEVFDFTVYSFFAAYIGSAFFPSHDPLTSLLLSVGTFGAGFFARPLGALLIGSYADRVGRRAAMTLTIWLMTLGTAAIGLCPTYARIGVAAPLVVLAGRLLQGFSAGGEIGASTTLLMESGEVRKRGYMVSWQTLSQGVCAMLGALFGLTLSHVLTPDALVSWGWRLPFLIGLLIAPVGYYIRRHLPEVCGVASGRDTAQPPLRELASSHLAKLVACVFLLMSSTVTMYTAVYFMPSYLTRVMHLPATTAFLAAMIGAMVMVAMSLVSGVLADSLRQRRRFALIFTAISTCVALPAFWLITHLPTPAIVLSVSALLTGLMVLGSSNLVLMMMEAFPQRVRASGFATSYAFSVTLFGGTAPFVVTALIAHAQAPFMAGVYVFVCNLVSLAAVYAYREQWRANA; encoded by the coding sequence ATGCAAAACTCGGCCCTTACCCCTGCCGTCGCCGCCGACCCGCCCACGGCCACAGACACGATCAGTACGCGCAAGATCATAGCGGCGACCACGCTCGGCAACGGTCTCGAAGTATTCGACTTCACTGTCTACAGTTTTTTCGCTGCATACATCGGCTCGGCGTTCTTCCCGTCGCACGATCCGCTGACGTCGCTGCTGCTGTCGGTCGGCACGTTCGGTGCCGGGTTCTTCGCGCGCCCGCTCGGCGCATTGTTGATCGGCAGCTACGCGGATCGCGTCGGTCGCCGCGCCGCGATGACGCTGACGATCTGGCTGATGACGCTCGGCACCGCGGCAATCGGCCTGTGCCCGACGTACGCTCGCATCGGTGTCGCCGCGCCGCTCGTCGTATTGGCGGGGCGACTGCTGCAGGGGTTTTCCGCCGGCGGTGAAATCGGTGCGTCGACGACGCTGTTGATGGAGTCCGGCGAAGTCCGCAAGCGCGGCTATATGGTCAGTTGGCAAACGCTCAGCCAAGGCGTATGCGCGATGCTGGGCGCGTTGTTCGGGCTGACGCTGTCGCACGTGCTGACGCCCGACGCACTCGTGAGCTGGGGGTGGCGGCTGCCGTTTCTGATCGGTCTGCTGATCGCGCCGGTCGGCTATTACATTCGCCGCCACCTGCCCGAAGTGTGCGGCGTCGCGAGCGGTCGCGACACCGCACAGCCGCCGCTGCGCGAACTCGCATCGTCGCATCTTGCGAAGCTCGTGGCGTGCGTGTTTCTGCTGATGAGCAGCACTGTCACGATGTATACGGCCGTCTACTTCATGCCGAGCTATCTGACGCGCGTGATGCATCTGCCCGCGACAACCGCGTTTCTGGCCGCCATGATCGGTGCGATGGTGATGGTCGCGATGTCGCTCGTCTCCGGCGTCCTTGCGGACAGCCTTCGACAGCGACGGCGTTTCGCGCTGATTTTCACGGCCATTTCTACCTGTGTAGCGCTTCCGGCGTTCTGGCTGATCACGCACCTGCCGACGCCGGCCATCGTACTGAGCGTAAGCGCGCTATTGACCGGGTTGATGGTGCTCGGCTCCAGCAATCTGGTTCTGATGATGATGGAAGCCTTCCCGCAGCGCGTTCGTGCGAGCGGCTTCGCGACGAGCTACGCATTCAGCGTGACGTTGTTCGGCGGCACGGCCCCGTTCGTCGTCACAGCGCTGATCGCGCATGCACAAGCCCCGTTCATGGCCGGCGTGTACGTGTTCGTGTGCAACCTCGTCAGTCTGGCAGCGGTCTATGCATATCGCGAACAGTGGCGTGCGAACGCGTGA
- a CDS encoding porin: MQFGKKTRSLPPPSTNMKSTLLSMLCAAACFAHTAHAQYVEAPFDNEVGKNQYRAILAPIGIGAGPGSFGVQTGKSLVTLYGSVDLAMNYINAGGKSALRMQSGNVWTSKLGFYGQEDLGGQTTVFFRLESGFYANNGAIQSPSSFFNRGAFVGLQNPRYGQLTLGHQLTSLGIAALGADTFYVNGHDAIFAFLAGVSDLGTGATLDALGRVPNTLRYVSPRLDGFNVDVSYSLKSTQTPGPAVHSRSAAINYVGYGTTAAVSYGQTWCDPGLAGSCTGPASLAPTIRTDDLIASIVHDFGPVVGQFAYLRTDPKLAGDGIANLYIGGVQKMWHGNLLRASIGYRATTVDKDYAYGTTLGVDHFLSKRTALYARVGWLRNGPNSNLTYNFDATSPSTTVSNGHSISSVTIGMYTNF, encoded by the coding sequence ATGCAGTTCGGCAAAAAAACTCGATCACTCCCTCCTCCGTCAACGAACATGAAGAGCACCTTGCTTTCGATGCTGTGCGCAGCCGCATGCTTCGCCCATACCGCCCATGCCCAGTATGTGGAGGCCCCGTTCGACAACGAGGTCGGAAAGAACCAATATCGCGCGATCCTTGCACCGATAGGCATCGGTGCCGGCCCGGGATCGTTCGGGGTGCAGACCGGCAAGAGCCTCGTCACGCTGTACGGCAGCGTCGATCTCGCGATGAACTACATCAATGCGGGTGGCAAGTCCGCCTTGCGGATGCAAAGCGGCAACGTATGGACGTCGAAACTGGGTTTCTACGGGCAAGAAGATCTCGGTGGACAGACGACCGTATTCTTCCGGCTCGAGTCCGGATTCTACGCAAACAACGGCGCGATACAGTCGCCTTCGTCGTTCTTCAATCGCGGCGCGTTCGTCGGTCTGCAGAATCCTCGCTACGGGCAACTGACGCTGGGACATCAGTTGACGTCGCTCGGAATCGCGGCGCTCGGCGCGGATACGTTTTACGTGAATGGGCACGACGCAATCTTCGCGTTTCTGGCGGGCGTGTCGGATCTCGGTACCGGTGCGACGCTGGACGCGCTGGGACGCGTACCCAATACCCTCCGCTACGTGTCGCCGCGCCTCGACGGGTTCAACGTCGACGTCAGCTATTCGCTCAAGAGTACCCAGACGCCAGGCCCGGCCGTCCACTCGCGCTCGGCGGCAATCAACTATGTCGGCTACGGCACCACCGCCGCGGTGTCGTACGGCCAGACATGGTGCGATCCGGGTCTTGCCGGCAGTTGCACCGGGCCCGCCAGCCTCGCGCCGACGATTCGGACCGACGATCTGATCGCCAGCATCGTCCACGATTTCGGACCGGTCGTCGGCCAGTTCGCTTATCTGCGAACCGATCCGAAACTGGCCGGCGACGGCATCGCGAACCTGTATATCGGCGGCGTGCAGAAGATGTGGCACGGGAATTTGCTGCGCGCATCGATCGGCTATCGCGCCACGACCGTGGACAAGGATTACGCATACGGCACGACGCTGGGCGTCGACCACTTCCTGTCGAAGCGCACCGCGTTGTATGCGCGTGTCGGGTGGCTGCGCAACGGACCGAACTCGAATCTCACCTACAACTTCGACGCGACGTCGCCGTCCACGACCGTCAGCAACGGTCACTCGATCAGTAGCGTGACGATAGGCATGTACACGAATTTCTGA
- a CDS encoding M20 family metallopeptidase — MQMIHTTDEFIDAQSHDYIRLSDRIWGLAELGYVEFESSDAHIEYLERAGFEITRGVGGIPTAFIAEAGTSGPIIGILGEFDALSGLSQESQALECRLSTEIANGNGHGCGHHLLGTSAHLAAAAVKDYLAKEKLPGIVRFYGCPAEECGGGKTFMARAGLFDDLDAALTWHPGWMNGVKTFNFLAAKQAFFRFTGVAAHAGTSPHLGRSALDAVELMNIGTNFLREHMLPDARVHYAITDSGGTAPNVVQAHAEVMYMVRGPRNRDVAELFERVEAIAQGAALMTGCKVEQRFDVAFSNVLQNGPLNELMHKHLVRLGTPAYDDRDLAFADAMQKTARQEEVDAIGRMLTDVWRNPKPLFDTISRLDTEHLIDVHGSTDVGDVSWITPTVQCMTACFAFGTTPHSWQWVAQGKSSIAHKGMVLAAKTIAATAIDLFRDPSLIEAAKQDLVMRRAGEPYVNPIPDDVQPPLQGREPAKR, encoded by the coding sequence ATGCAAATGATTCATACCACTGACGAATTCATCGATGCGCAGTCGCATGACTATATCCGGTTGTCGGACAGGATCTGGGGACTGGCCGAGCTTGGCTACGTCGAGTTCGAATCCTCCGATGCGCATATCGAGTATCTCGAGCGCGCCGGATTCGAAATCACACGCGGCGTCGGCGGGATTCCAACCGCGTTCATCGCGGAAGCTGGCACCAGCGGGCCGATTATCGGGATTCTCGGGGAGTTCGACGCACTGTCCGGACTCAGCCAGGAGAGCCAGGCGCTTGAATGCCGCCTGTCGACCGAAATCGCGAACGGCAACGGGCACGGCTGCGGCCACCACCTGCTCGGCACAAGCGCGCATCTGGCGGCAGCGGCGGTGAAGGACTATCTGGCAAAGGAGAAGCTTCCCGGCATCGTGCGCTTCTATGGCTGCCCGGCCGAGGAGTGCGGCGGCGGCAAGACGTTCATGGCGCGTGCAGGGCTGTTCGACGACCTCGATGCGGCGCTCACATGGCACCCGGGCTGGATGAACGGCGTCAAGACGTTCAACTTCCTTGCAGCGAAGCAGGCGTTCTTTCGCTTTACCGGCGTCGCTGCGCACGCGGGCACGTCGCCGCACCTCGGCCGTAGCGCGCTCGATGCCGTCGAACTGATGAACATCGGCACGAATTTCCTGCGCGAGCACATGCTACCCGACGCCCGCGTCCACTATGCGATCACCGACAGCGGCGGCACGGCGCCGAACGTCGTGCAAGCGCACGCAGAAGTGATGTACATGGTGCGCGGACCGCGCAACCGGGACGTCGCCGAACTGTTCGAACGCGTCGAGGCAATCGCACAAGGCGCGGCGCTGATGACTGGCTGCAAGGTTGAGCAACGCTTCGACGTCGCGTTCTCGAACGTGTTACAGAACGGACCGCTCAACGAACTGATGCACAAGCATCTGGTGCGTCTCGGCACGCCGGCGTACGACGATCGCGATCTTGCATTCGCCGACGCGATGCAAAAGACGGCGCGCCAGGAGGAAGTGGACGCGATCGGACGCATGCTCACCGACGTCTGGCGCAATCCGAAGCCGTTGTTCGACACGATCAGCCGCCTGGATACCGAGCACCTGATCGACGTGCACGGATCGACGGACGTCGGCGACGTGAGCTGGATCACGCCAACCGTACAATGCATGACCGCGTGCTTCGCGTTCGGCACGACGCCGCACTCGTGGCAATGGGTGGCGCAGGGAAAAAGCTCGATCGCGCACAAAGGCATGGTGTTGGCCGCAAAGACGATCGCCGCGACGGCGATCGACCTGTTCCGCGACCCGTCCCTGATCGAGGCCGCGAAGCAGGATCTGGTCATGCGCCGCGCGGGCGAGCCCTACGTGAATCCGATTCCCGATGACGTGCAACCGCCGCTTCAGGGGCGCGAACCGGCGAAACGATGA
- a CDS encoding antibiotic biosynthesis monooxygenase family protein has product MYASTFIFRAGQYDDEFHRLDRQIADIARATPGYLGEETWENVEAGLIQNVYYWESEEALQQLMRDPVHLEAKAKQARWLDGYPVVIAKVLREYGDGNLAKPHTGTSA; this is encoded by the coding sequence ATGTACGCATCGACTTTCATTTTCCGGGCCGGGCAGTATGACGACGAGTTTCACCGGCTCGACCGGCAGATCGCCGACATCGCACGCGCGACACCCGGCTATCTCGGCGAGGAGACGTGGGAGAACGTCGAGGCGGGGCTGATCCAGAACGTCTACTACTGGGAATCGGAGGAGGCGCTGCAGCAGTTGATGCGGGATCCTGTGCATCTCGAGGCGAAGGCGAAGCAGGCGCGCTGGCTCGACGGCTATCCCGTCGTGATCGCGAAGGTGCTGCGCGAGTACGGCGACGGCAATCTCGCGAAGCCGCATACGGGGACGTCGGCATAA